A DNA window from Mercenaria mercenaria strain notata unplaced genomic scaffold, MADL_Memer_1 contig_2402, whole genome shotgun sequence contains the following coding sequences:
- the LOC128552349 gene encoding E3 ubiquitin-protein ligase TRIM33-like yields the protein MAVSGRKVSGIHGSVSKGSAEDFDHRCEPCLAIGQHIQSRGFCVDCQEYLCKNCFAYHKRTKASKHHQLLDKSNMGGHIVGNKSLAMCTEKCVIHKKEIIKFFCTDHEFLGCTDCITLNHRTCKIDYIPDKCAGIGDSDEYRKTLRELDRKMKDIDAVIKLATLQDKQIESSYDH from the coding sequence ATGGCAGTGTCAGGACGGAAGGTTTCTGGTATTCATGGATCAGTATCTAAAGGTTCAGCAGAGGATTTTGACCACAGGTGTGAACCATGCTTGGCTATTGGCCAACATATTCAAAGCCGtggattttgtgtggactgtcAGGAATATTTGTGCAAGAACTGTTTTGCTTATCATAAACGAACAAAGGCATCCAAACATCATCAACTTCTTGACAAAAGTAACATGGGGGGACATATTGTTGGTAACAAGAGTTTGGCAATGTGCACTGAAAAGTGTGTTATTCACAAAAAAGAGATCATCAAGTTTTTCTGCACTGACCATGAATTTCTCGGATGTACTGATTGTATAACCCTGAATCACAGGACATGTAAAATTGATTATATACCTGATAAATGTGCAGGTATTGGGGACAGTGATGAGTACAGGAAAACACTGAGAGAACTAGATCGGAAGATGAAAGATATTGATGCTGTGATCAAGCTGGCAACACTACAAGACAAACAGATAGAGTCCTCCTATGATCAT